A part of Paraburkholderia largidicola genomic DNA contains:
- a CDS encoding helix-turn-helix transcriptional regulator — MEKQQRLNELADFLRTRRARLRPEDIDFPSGSRRKTPGLRREEVAERAGISVTWYAWLEQGREVNVSFKTIESLANALKLSAHERAHLFELANHYTPPGPYPIAQNVTDTVRRMLDQLGNMPAYVIDGNWNYVTWNEAAVRVFADFRTMPVGRCNLLWFTFQQDGARALFQGWDAYAKCVLAQFRGDYILRPSGEVFLRDLVEELSETDADFCRWWAEHEVLKRSDWRKVIQHPVAGVLELDALSLEVPDAPGIRIMVYTPAPSTDTALRIEALMKIDLAATTQFEAATVLDTFRKARVSKSGRSR, encoded by the coding sequence ATGGAGAAGCAGCAACGCCTGAACGAACTGGCCGATTTTCTGAGAACGCGCCGCGCACGTCTTCGACCTGAGGACATCGACTTTCCGAGCGGCAGCCGCCGCAAGACACCGGGCCTGCGGCGCGAAGAAGTGGCCGAACGCGCCGGCATCAGCGTGACCTGGTATGCGTGGCTCGAACAGGGCAGGGAAGTGAATGTGTCGTTCAAGACCATCGAAAGTCTTGCCAATGCGTTGAAGCTGTCTGCGCATGAGCGTGCGCATCTGTTCGAGCTGGCCAATCACTACACACCGCCTGGCCCGTATCCCATTGCGCAAAACGTGACGGACACCGTTCGACGCATGCTCGATCAGCTTGGCAACATGCCGGCGTATGTCATCGACGGCAACTGGAACTATGTGACATGGAACGAGGCAGCCGTGCGCGTGTTCGCCGATTTCCGCACGATGCCCGTAGGCCGCTGCAATCTGCTGTGGTTCACGTTCCAGCAGGACGGCGCGCGTGCGCTCTTTCAGGGCTGGGACGCCTATGCGAAATGCGTGCTGGCGCAGTTTCGCGGCGACTACATTCTTCGGCCTTCGGGCGAGGTGTTTTTACGCGATCTCGTCGAAGAACTGAGCGAAACGGACGCTGACTTCTGCCGCTGGTGGGCGGAGCATGAAGTGCTCAAGCGCAGCGACTGGCGCAAGGTGATCCAACATCCGGTCGCCGGCGTACTGGAACTGGATGCACTGTCGCTGGAAGTGCCCGATGCGCCGGGGATACGCATCATGGTCTACACGCCGGCGCCGTCGACGGACACCGCGCTGCGCATCGAGGCGCTGATGAAAATCGATCTCGCGGCGACAACGCAATTCGAGGCCGCGACGGTACTGGACACATTTCGAAAAGCGCGAGTGTCGAAAAGCGGTCGAAGCCGTTGA
- a CDS encoding mechanosensitive ion channel family protein has translation MDAFTRRPIIRVQRFASEHAGVSVRVGASGAGAGRIMPFFRTWRAVACILIALGACIIAAHGAPLPATLQGIVNTATGAASPVPASQSASSAASEAELARSLDTLIDTLDNDTQRTALVTQLKGLRDANQHVAPAAPAPAKGDLLGAIASGLASVESNLNEGRTPLHFWATRFNAAAGELRTVLTGSRGESFAAVLIGMAVTLAGWGGCAGLLAYVQRRVGAHYGWHVALAPNPTSVDLLSFALRQTGPWIVAFVAVLLFVQAMPDALGRTLGLVIAYAIVVGSVFSAICMIAFSVFGTAHRRVAVQQLLARGLWPLFAIGACGALGDATANPEVIRLLGANLAGLVSSFANMAAGILIGYFALAYRRPVTHLIRNRAYSRRRDHKFATEALDILASLWHIPILLIAIASVVAIIDGRGEEGNVLQPSLLSALFLVLTLFVSALLLHLTRRKDSRVQRRAPHLMRLLRFAIMLFLLAMWLAYIRFELVLWSGPIARLIRHNAMTPGFRHALVAVIATVFGAWLVWILIDTVILETLGPSSSRNKTLNPGVRARTMLPLLRNATFVTVASLAAIVGAASLGINLTPLLAGAGVIGLAVGFGAKSLVTDLITGLFIIVEETISVGDWIDVDGGHAGTVMDLTIRTVRLRDGQGAVHTIPFSQIKIVKNLSRDFANAVFEVRLPFSADIDQVTRMIAEVGAELIEDSRFRDEILGPIEVWGLDRFDPNWIVVKGQIKTRPLKQWSVARAFNARLKLVMDRAGIEIPVPQMQLHASQKERSV, from the coding sequence ATGGACGCGTTCACGCGGCGTCCGATCATTCGTGTTCAGCGCTTCGCCAGCGAACACGCTGGCGTATCAGTTCGCGTAGGCGCATCAGGCGCTGGCGCGGGGAGGATCATGCCATTCTTCCGCACATGGCGGGCAGTTGCCTGCATCCTGATCGCGCTCGGCGCTTGCATCATTGCCGCGCATGGCGCGCCTCTGCCCGCCACGCTGCAAGGAATCGTCAACACCGCGACGGGAGCGGCATCGCCCGTTCCGGCATCGCAATCCGCATCTTCCGCCGCCAGCGAGGCTGAGCTCGCGCGTTCGCTGGACACCTTGATCGATACACTCGACAACGACACCCAACGCACTGCGCTCGTCACCCAACTGAAAGGGCTGCGAGACGCCAACCAGCATGTTGCGCCCGCAGCGCCTGCGCCAGCCAAAGGCGATCTGCTCGGCGCGATCGCATCCGGCCTTGCATCCGTCGAGAGCAACCTGAACGAAGGCCGCACGCCGCTGCATTTCTGGGCGACCCGTTTCAACGCGGCAGCCGGCGAACTGCGAACGGTTCTCACAGGTTCACGCGGAGAATCATTCGCCGCGGTTCTGATCGGCATGGCTGTGACGCTGGCGGGATGGGGCGGTTGCGCAGGCTTGCTGGCCTATGTGCAGCGACGCGTCGGTGCGCATTATGGCTGGCATGTTGCACTCGCGCCGAATCCGACGTCGGTCGACCTGTTGAGCTTCGCTTTGCGGCAGACCGGGCCCTGGATCGTCGCGTTCGTGGCGGTGCTGCTGTTCGTGCAGGCAATGCCCGATGCACTCGGACGAACCCTCGGGCTGGTGATTGCCTATGCGATCGTCGTGGGATCGGTCTTCTCGGCGATCTGCATGATCGCGTTCTCCGTGTTCGGCACGGCTCATCGGCGCGTCGCCGTCCAGCAGTTGCTGGCGCGGGGCCTTTGGCCGCTGTTTGCAATCGGAGCCTGTGGCGCGCTTGGCGACGCAACGGCTAATCCTGAAGTGATACGCCTGCTCGGCGCGAATCTGGCCGGGCTCGTGTCGAGCTTCGCAAACATGGCGGCGGGCATTCTGATCGGCTACTTTGCGCTCGCTTACCGCCGGCCCGTCACGCACCTGATACGCAACCGCGCGTATTCGCGCAGGCGCGATCACAAGTTCGCCACGGAAGCGCTCGATATTCTCGCTTCACTGTGGCATATCCCGATCCTGCTGATCGCGATCGCCTCCGTCGTCGCGATCATCGACGGGCGTGGTGAAGAGGGGAACGTCTTGCAACCGTCTCTTCTCAGTGCGCTGTTTCTTGTTCTCACGTTGTTCGTGTCGGCGTTGCTGCTGCATCTGACGCGTCGTAAGGATTCGCGCGTGCAGCGCCGTGCGCCGCACCTGATGCGACTGTTGCGCTTCGCCATCATGTTGTTCCTGCTTGCGATGTGGCTCGCGTACATACGTTTCGAACTGGTGCTGTGGAGTGGTCCGATCGCCCGGTTGATCCGACACAACGCAATGACGCCTGGCTTCAGACATGCGCTAGTCGCCGTTATCGCGACGGTGTTTGGCGCGTGGTTGGTATGGATTCTCATCGATACCGTCATTCTCGAAACATTGGGCCCGAGCAGTTCGCGCAACAAGACACTCAATCCGGGCGTGCGAGCACGCACGATGTTGCCGCTGCTGCGCAACGCGACATTCGTGACGGTTGCGAGCCTGGCGGCCATCGTCGGCGCCGCGAGTCTTGGGATCAACCTGACGCCTCTGCTGGCAGGCGCCGGTGTGATCGGTCTGGCTGTCGGCTTCGGTGCGAAGTCGCTGGTCACGGATCTGATTACGGGACTGTTCATCATTGTCGAGGAGACGATCTCGGTAGGCGACTGGATCGACGTCGACGGCGGCCACGCCGGGACCGTGATGGACCTGACGATCCGCACAGTCCGGTTGCGCGACGGACAAGGCGCGGTTCACACGATCCCGTTCTCGCAGATCAAGATCGTCAAGAATCTTTCGCGTGACTTCGCCAATGCCGTCTTCGAAGTCAGGCTGCCGTTCTCGGCGGACATCGATCAGGTCACACGGATGATCGCGGAAGTCGGGGCCGAGCTGATTGAAGATTCCCGCTTTCGCGACGAGATACTCGGTCCCATCGAAGTGTGGGGGCTCGACCGGTTCGACCCCAACTGGATCGTCGTAAAAGGGCAGATCAAGACCCGGCCGCTAAAGCAATGGAGCGTGGCGCGTGCTTTCAATGCACGGCTCAAGCTCGTGATGGACCGGGCTGGCATCGAGATCCCGGTGCCGCAGATGCAGCTGCACGCATCACAGAAGGAGCGCAGCGTGTGA
- a CDS encoding SDR family oxidoreductase, with amino-acid sequence MDKRALIIGATGIVGGNLAQHLLASGGWNVTGLSRGRTAAPDGIEAVTADLTSAKSIADALQEQHFSHVFFTAWSRQATERENIEVNGAMVRHVLDALGPSGTLEHAALVTGLKHYLGPFEAYAQGSVPLTPFREEQGRQPVDNFYYEQEDRLFEAAHRYDFSWSVHRPHTIIGFALGNAMNMGVTLAVYATLCKETGQPFVFPGSAAQWNSLTDMTDASLLARHLEWASTSPNARNEDFNVVNGDVFRWKWMWSQLAQYFGIEPAPFDGETRPLEHRMQEASRQWSEIAGRYQLKESSIDRLVSWWHTDADLGRPMEVLTDMSKSRRAGFLDYQSTPDAFFALFDRLKQERIIPA; translated from the coding sequence ATGGACAAACGGGCTCTCATCATCGGCGCGACGGGCATCGTCGGCGGTAATCTCGCGCAACATTTACTCGCATCCGGAGGCTGGAACGTCACGGGTCTCTCGCGCGGCCGCACGGCAGCGCCCGATGGAATCGAAGCCGTCACCGCCGATCTGACTTCCGCGAAATCCATTGCCGATGCGCTGCAAGAGCAGCATTTCAGCCACGTGTTCTTTACCGCATGGTCGCGACAGGCAACCGAGCGCGAGAACATCGAAGTGAACGGCGCAATGGTCCGTCACGTGCTGGACGCGCTCGGCCCGTCCGGCACACTCGAACACGCTGCGCTGGTCACAGGGCTCAAGCACTACCTCGGGCCGTTCGAAGCGTATGCGCAAGGCAGTGTCCCGCTCACACCGTTTCGCGAGGAACAGGGCCGCCAGCCCGTCGACAATTTCTACTACGAGCAGGAAGACCGGCTGTTCGAAGCAGCGCATCGATATGACTTCAGCTGGAGCGTGCATCGGCCGCATACGATCATTGGCTTCGCGCTCGGCAATGCGATGAACATGGGCGTCACGCTCGCCGTGTACGCGACGCTGTGCAAGGAGACGGGGCAGCCGTTCGTGTTTCCCGGTTCGGCCGCGCAATGGAACAGCCTCACGGATATGACCGACGCGAGCCTGCTCGCGCGGCATCTCGAATGGGCATCCACGTCGCCCAACGCGCGCAACGAGGACTTCAACGTCGTCAATGGCGACGTGTTCCGGTGGAAATGGATGTGGTCGCAGCTTGCGCAGTATTTCGGCATCGAGCCCGCGCCCTTCGACGGTGAGACGCGTCCGCTCGAACATCGCATGCAGGAAGCGAGCAGACAATGGTCGGAAATTGCGGGCCGTTATCAGTTGAAGGAAAGCAGCATCGACAGGCTCGTGTCGTGGTGGCATACGGATGCCGATCTCGGTCGTCCAATGGAAGTTCTGACTGACATGAGCAAAAGCCGTCGAGCCGGCTTCCTCGATTACCAGAGCACACCGGATGCGTTCTTCGCACTGTTCGACAGGTTGAAGCAGGAACGGATCATTCCCGCGTAG
- a CDS encoding BamA/TamA family outer membrane protein → MFISFVRQNPESGSDVHRVHRIRTMRTDVLRCPANCSRGRRRPRYDGWFRAAWTAAIFSAIALTPVDAHASDESLSFRDPDDGQFDVSDFLLKHKGALPVPILITEPAVGYGLGLGLLFFSDPASDAGPAPPRDSKDRVPPNVTVLGGLYTQNGTWAAAAGHFHTWDNDRYRYLGAIAKVDAHLDYFGLSSQPRSYTLQGVALIQQMLMRIGSSRWYAGLRYIFFDSSSTFGSGEIPGELGSVQKDQRIGAGSIVVDYDSRDNIFYPGEGSFLEIEAQAARAAFGSTQNYDVYAARGYTWQPLTRTLILGLRVDSKFSTGDIPFYAQPYVDLRGVQKGRYQDRNALTAEIELRWDLIPRWSLLGFTGVGKAYGRWHSFSESQNVQSVGAGVRYLIARKLGLAVGIDVAHSKDQNAFYIQVGSGWR, encoded by the coding sequence ATGTTTATTTCGTTCGTGCGTCAGAATCCGGAATCCGGCAGCGATGTCCATCGCGTGCACAGGATTCGCACCATGCGGACGGACGTTCTCCGTTGCCCTGCAAATTGTTCGAGAGGACGAAGGCGTCCTCGTTATGACGGGTGGTTCCGGGCAGCGTGGACCGCGGCGATTTTTTCGGCTATCGCCCTCACGCCGGTTGACGCGCACGCAAGTGATGAATCTCTCAGTTTCAGGGACCCGGATGACGGGCAATTCGACGTAAGCGACTTCCTGCTCAAACACAAAGGCGCGTTACCCGTACCCATTCTGATCACCGAGCCCGCGGTCGGCTACGGCCTTGGACTTGGACTATTGTTCTTTTCCGATCCGGCTTCCGACGCCGGGCCCGCTCCGCCGCGCGATAGCAAGGATCGCGTGCCGCCCAACGTGACGGTACTGGGCGGCCTGTACACCCAGAACGGTACGTGGGCCGCTGCTGCAGGCCACTTCCACACCTGGGACAACGACCGCTACCGATATCTTGGTGCGATCGCCAAAGTAGATGCGCATCTCGACTACTTTGGCCTTTCCAGTCAGCCGAGATCCTATACGCTCCAGGGCGTTGCCTTGATCCAGCAAATGCTCATGCGTATCGGCAGTAGTCGCTGGTATGCGGGTTTGCGCTATATCTTTTTCGATTCGTCGTCTACGTTCGGTTCTGGCGAAATACCGGGAGAACTCGGCAGCGTGCAAAAAGATCAGCGCATTGGCGCCGGCAGTATCGTCGTGGACTATGATTCCCGAGACAATATTTTCTACCCGGGTGAAGGCAGTTTCCTCGAGATCGAGGCGCAGGCCGCCCGGGCGGCTTTCGGCAGCACGCAAAACTACGATGTCTACGCTGCGCGAGGCTACACATGGCAACCGTTGACCCGTACGCTGATACTCGGCCTGCGCGTGGACAGCAAATTTTCCACCGGTGACATTCCGTTTTACGCACAACCGTATGTCGATCTGCGTGGCGTTCAGAAGGGCCGGTACCAGGACAGGAATGCCTTGACGGCCGAAATAGAATTGAGATGGGATCTCATACCCCGCTGGTCATTGCTCGGCTTTACAGGCGTGGGCAAGGCATATGGACGGTGGCACAGCTTTTCTGAATCGCAGAATGTACAGAGCGTCGGCGCGGGCGTGCGCTATCTGATCGCACGCAAGCTCGGCCTCGCGGTAGGCATCGACGTCGCACACAGCAAGGATCAAAACGCGTTCTACATACAGGTCGGCAGCGGGTGGCGGTGA
- a CDS encoding MipA/OmpV family protein, which translates to MKTMRGEILGAVALCAAIRSVEASPIDLSNALPNFFGGGIGSTTEYAGGKDRIVGVVPGMRYVTSGGHLLEWYGTYAQYNFGDLSGFQWGPALALRLGRRNVDDAVVSQVHSVDTTLEGGGFVGYEYSHVGDIPYRLRGEVTVVTNAGVVYSGARVSLNTSAWFPVHQRMFVGGGLGATWVSAGFNETYYGVTAEDAAKSGLPMYTPGGGLNQVTGWLAAIYQINPSWYAGAMIYYQRISGDAAASPIVTQRGTRNQLTYGVGIAYAFR; encoded by the coding sequence ATGAAGACGATGCGTGGCGAGATTCTCGGTGCGGTCGCTTTATGTGCTGCGATTCGGAGTGTAGAAGCCAGCCCGATTGACTTGTCGAACGCCTTGCCTAATTTTTTTGGAGGCGGTATCGGATCGACGACGGAGTATGCGGGTGGCAAGGACCGGATAGTCGGCGTCGTGCCGGGCATGCGCTATGTGACGAGCGGCGGTCACTTGCTGGAGTGGTATGGAACCTACGCACAATATAACTTCGGTGACCTTTCAGGCTTCCAGTGGGGCCCAGCTCTGGCATTGCGGCTGGGTCGGCGAAATGTGGACGATGCCGTGGTCTCGCAGGTTCACAGCGTGGACACGACGCTGGAAGGTGGCGGCTTCGTCGGATACGAATACAGCCACGTCGGCGATATTCCGTATCGCCTGCGAGGAGAGGTCACGGTCGTCACGAATGCGGGTGTGGTCTATTCAGGCGCGCGCGTCTCGCTGAACACCAGCGCGTGGTTCCCGGTACATCAGCGGATGTTCGTCGGAGGCGGGCTGGGGGCGACGTGGGTGAGCGCAGGTTTCAACGAAACCTATTACGGCGTCACGGCAGAGGACGCCGCCAAAAGCGGACTGCCCATGTATACGCCAGGCGGAGGACTGAATCAGGTGACGGGATGGCTTGCCGCTATCTATCAGATCAATCCGAGCTGGTATGCGGGCGCCATGATCTACTACCAGCGCATCAGCGGGGACGCAGCCGCGAGTCCGATCGTCACGCAGCGGGGCACGCGGAACCAGCTGACCTATGGAGTCGGCATCGCGTACGCCTTTCGCTAA